One window from the genome of Streptomyces cadmiisoli encodes:
- a CDS encoding 4-(cytidine 5'-diphospho)-2-C-methyl-D-erythritol kinase, whose protein sequence is MSVTVRVPAKVNVQLAVGAARPDGFHDLANVFLAVGLYDEVTVTPADGLRVTCTGPDADQVPLDATNLAARAAIALAERYGRTPDVHLHIAKDIPVAGGMAGGSADGAGALLACDALWGTGASRAELLDICAELGSDVPFSLVGGAALGTGRGEKLTALEVGGTFHWVFAMADRGLSTPAVFREFDRLGAGTDIPEPVASRELFDALAAGDPDALAAAVTNDLQPAALSLFPELAGTLAAGRAAGALTALVSGSGPTTAFLARDTESAAKVARGLRESGTCRTVRTASGPAPGATVLPDVPRTMTLV, encoded by the coding sequence GTGAGCGTGACGGTACGTGTCCCCGCCAAGGTCAACGTCCAGCTCGCGGTCGGCGCGGCCCGCCCCGACGGCTTCCACGACCTGGCCAATGTGTTCCTGGCGGTCGGCCTGTACGACGAGGTCACGGTCACCCCCGCCGACGGGCTGCGGGTGACCTGCACCGGTCCGGACGCCGACCAGGTCCCGCTGGACGCCACGAACCTCGCCGCGCGCGCGGCGATCGCCCTCGCCGAGCGGTACGGGCGCACCCCCGACGTGCATCTGCACATCGCCAAGGACATCCCGGTCGCCGGCGGCATGGCGGGCGGCAGCGCGGACGGCGCTGGCGCGCTGCTCGCCTGCGACGCGCTCTGGGGCACCGGCGCCTCCCGCGCCGAACTCCTCGACATCTGCGCCGAGTTGGGCAGCGACGTACCGTTCAGCCTGGTCGGCGGGGCGGCCCTCGGCACCGGGCGCGGCGAGAAGCTGACCGCGCTGGAGGTCGGCGGCACCTTCCACTGGGTGTTCGCGATGGCGGACCGGGGCCTGTCGACCCCGGCGGTCTTCCGGGAGTTCGACCGGCTCGGCGCGGGCACGGACATCCCCGAGCCCGTCGCGTCCCGGGAACTGTTCGACGCGCTGGCCGCGGGCGACCCCGACGCGCTGGCCGCCGCCGTCACCAACGACCTCCAGCCCGCCGCCCTCTCCCTCTTCCCCGAGCTGGCCGGCACCCTCGCGGCCGGCCGGGCCGCCGGCGCCCTCACCGCGCTGGTCTCGGGCTCCGGCCCGACCACCGCGTTCCTCGCCCGCGACACCGAGTCCGCGGCGAAGGTGGCGCGGGGGCTGCGCGAGTCGGGCACGTGCCGGACGGTCCGCACCGCCTCGGGCCCGGCGCCCGGGGCGACCGTACTGCCCGACGTCCCCCGCACGATGACCTTGGTGTGA
- a CDS encoding TatD family hydrolase has protein sequence MPSHAEAPPLPEPLRVPVADSHTHLDMQSGTVEEALAKAASVGVTTVVQVGCDVDGSRWAARTAAAYEQVHAAVALHPNEAPRIVHGDPDGWSRQGARRPGGDAGLDEALAEIDRLAALPEVKAVGETGLDHFRTGPEGKDAQERSFRAHIEIAKRHGKALVIHDRDAHADVLRVLKEEGAPDRTVFHCYSGDAEMAEVCARAGYYMSFAGNVTFKNAQNLRDALAVAPPELVLVETDAPFLTPAPYRGRPNAPYLIPVTVRAMAAVRGVDEDTLAAAVGANTARAFGY, from the coding sequence ATGCCTTCCCACGCCGAAGCCCCGCCGCTGCCCGAACCGCTCCGGGTACCGGTCGCCGACTCCCACACCCACCTCGACATGCAGTCCGGCACGGTCGAGGAGGCACTCGCCAAGGCCGCCTCGGTGGGTGTGACCACGGTCGTCCAGGTGGGCTGCGACGTCGACGGCTCCCGGTGGGCGGCACGGACGGCGGCGGCGTACGAGCAGGTGCACGCCGCCGTCGCGCTGCACCCCAACGAGGCGCCGCGCATCGTGCACGGCGACCCCGACGGGTGGTCCCGGCAGGGCGCGCGGCGGCCCGGCGGGGACGCCGGACTCGACGAGGCGCTCGCCGAGATCGACCGGCTGGCCGCGCTGCCCGAGGTGAAGGCCGTCGGCGAGACGGGACTGGACCATTTCCGCACCGGCCCCGAGGGCAAGGACGCGCAGGAGCGGTCCTTCCGCGCCCATATCGAGATCGCCAAACGGCACGGCAAGGCGCTCGTCATCCACGACCGCGACGCCCACGCCGACGTCCTGCGCGTCCTGAAGGAGGAGGGCGCGCCGGACCGGACGGTGTTCCACTGCTACTCGGGCGACGCGGAGATGGCCGAGGTGTGCGCCCGCGCCGGCTACTACATGTCCTTCGCCGGCAACGTCACCTTCAAGAACGCCCAGAACCTGCGCGACGCGCTGGCGGTGGCCCCGCCGGAGCTGGTCCTGGTGGAGACGGACGCGCCCTTCCTGACCCCGGCGCCGTACCGCGGACGGCCCAACGCCCCGTATCTGATTCCGGTCACGGTGCGCGCCATGGCCGCCGTGCGCGGTGTCGACGAGGACACGCTGGCGGCGGCCGTCGGCGCCAACACGGCACGCGCCTTCGGCTACTGA
- a CDS encoding helix-turn-helix transcriptional regulator, which yields MGVRLMVVDDHRLLAEALASALKLRGHRVLAAAAPAAGAAELVIARAPEVCLLGTAAPAEPGAFEPVVRIKRERPQVAMLVLGPVPSPRGIAAAFAAGASGYVRHDERIEGVERAIMKARAGEAAVAPQLLQGAFGELLNPAAQPDDEGQRLLQMLTPREVEVLVRVADGEDTRLIAAGMGIAPSTARTHVQRVLMKLGVGSRLEAAALAARTGLLDRAAPALQPPSPSLPPPPPRQRNGPPEDAG from the coding sequence ATGGGAGTGCGGCTCATGGTGGTCGACGACCACCGATTGCTCGCCGAGGCACTGGCCTCGGCGCTGAAGCTGCGGGGTCACCGGGTGCTGGCCGCGGCGGCACCGGCCGCGGGGGCGGCCGAGCTGGTGATCGCGCGGGCGCCGGAGGTGTGCCTGCTGGGGACGGCCGCGCCGGCCGAACCGGGGGCGTTCGAACCGGTGGTGCGGATCAAGCGGGAGCGCCCGCAGGTGGCCATGCTGGTGCTGGGCCCGGTGCCGAGTCCGCGCGGCATCGCGGCGGCCTTCGCGGCGGGCGCGTCCGGCTACGTCCGTCACGACGAGCGCATAGAAGGCGTCGAGCGGGCGATCATGAAGGCCAGGGCGGGCGAGGCGGCGGTCGCCCCGCAACTGCTGCAAGGCGCGTTCGGTGAACTGCTGAACCCCGCGGCCCAGCCCGACGACGAGGGGCAGCGGCTGCTGCAGATGCTGACTCCGCGGGAGGTCGAGGTCCTGGTCCGGGTGGCCGACGGCGAGGACACCCGGCTCATCGCCGCCGGGATGGGCATCGCGCCGTCCACCGCGCGCACCCATGTCCAGCGCGTCCTGATGAAACTGGGCGTCGGGTCCCGTCTGGAGGCGGCGGCGCTGGCCGCGCGCACAGGTCTGCTGGACCGGGCGGCGCCGGCCCTTCAGCCTCCGTCGCCGTCCCTGCCGCCACCGCCGCCACGACAGCGCAACGGCCCGCCCGAGGACGCGGGCTGA
- a CDS encoding ubiquitin-like domain-containing protein, with amino-acid sequence MNNPHYARNAREAHHPYGASDVPDAHDVDHAYAVDHAHDRYGCHTCRSNYGFHDPYAPDRYVCGPYVAGPHVSGPYVFDPYAYDPYARDPYATTPYASDPYASYDPHTAETLAYGVTYETAYGTQRGAYPHPYVDTVPDTGADTYAPGYETARWAAFAPDEAGAADDTVPETLFPRQAGAADDDEAPEPDPYTGTGRRSARRRRPRYAERVDGPVRRLLPQALVVAFLAGGTTAFVAEDKAVELNVDGEPRRLHTFADDVTELLAEEGLRVGAHDVVEPAPGAALTDGDEIAVHYGRPVRLTLDGRRSEVWTTAQTVEGALEQLGVRAQGAHLSAPRSRPIGREGLALEVRTERSVTIMADGRARTVRTNVATVAEAVEAAGITLRGQDTTSVPAHSFPRDGQTVTVLRITRTKEVREEQIPFDVERIEDPAVFRGTEIVERAGQPGLRRVTYSLRTVNGVRQKPRRLRTELVREPASQIVKVGTKPLPTSVQGADHLDWQGLAACESGGRPGAVDPSGTYGGLYQFDTGTWHSLGGTGRPQDASAAEQTLRAKKLYLRRGASPWPHCGARLHG; translated from the coding sequence GTGAACAACCCGCACTACGCGCGCAACGCGCGGGAGGCGCACCACCCTTACGGCGCCTCCGACGTGCCCGACGCCCACGACGTCGATCACGCCTATGCCGTCGATCACGCCCACGACCGCTACGGCTGCCACACCTGCCGCAGCAACTACGGCTTCCACGACCCCTACGCGCCCGATCGCTACGTCTGCGGCCCTTACGTCGCCGGCCCCCACGTCTCGGGCCCGTACGTCTTCGACCCGTACGCCTACGACCCCTACGCCCGCGATCCCTACGCCACCACCCCCTACGCCTCCGACCCCTACGCCTCCTACGATCCGCACACCGCGGAGACGCTGGCGTACGGCGTGACGTACGAGACGGCGTACGGGACCCAGCGCGGCGCGTACCCGCATCCGTACGTGGACACCGTCCCCGACACCGGCGCCGACACCTACGCACCCGGGTACGAAACGGCCCGCTGGGCGGCCTTCGCGCCGGACGAGGCCGGCGCCGCGGACGACACCGTGCCCGAAACGCTGTTCCCGCGCCAGGCAGGCGCCGCGGACGACGACGAGGCGCCCGAGCCCGACCCGTACACCGGAACCGGCCGCCGGTCCGCGCGCCGCCGCAGGCCCCGCTACGCCGAGCGGGTCGACGGACCGGTGCGCCGCCTGCTGCCCCAGGCCCTGGTCGTGGCGTTCCTCGCCGGCGGCACCACCGCCTTCGTCGCCGAGGACAAGGCCGTGGAGCTGAACGTCGACGGCGAGCCGCGCCGGCTGCACACCTTCGCCGACGACGTGACCGAACTGCTCGCGGAGGAGGGCTTGCGGGTGGGCGCGCACGACGTCGTCGAACCCGCCCCCGGCGCGGCCCTCACCGACGGTGACGAGATCGCCGTGCACTACGGGCGGCCGGTCCGGCTCACCCTGGACGGCCGGCGGAGCGAGGTGTGGACCACGGCCCAGACGGTCGAGGGGGCGCTCGAGCAACTGGGGGTCCGTGCCCAGGGCGCCCATCTGTCCGCCCCGCGCTCCCGGCCCATCGGGCGGGAGGGCCTCGCGCTCGAAGTGCGCACCGAGCGCTCCGTGACGATCATGGCGGACGGCCGCGCCCGCACCGTCCGCACCAATGTCGCCACCGTGGCGGAGGCCGTCGAGGCCGCCGGGATCACCCTGCGCGGCCAGGACACCACCTCGGTGCCGGCGCACAGCTTCCCGCGCGACGGACAGACCGTCACCGTGCTGCGGATCACCCGGACCAAGGAGGTCCGCGAGGAGCAGATCCCGTTCGACGTGGAGCGGATCGAGGACCCGGCGGTGTTCAGGGGCACGGAGATCGTCGAGCGGGCGGGCCAGCCGGGTCTGCGGCGGGTCACGTACTCCCTGCGCACCGTCAACGGGGTCCGGCAGAAGCCGCGGCGGCTGCGCACCGAGCTGGTGCGCGAGCCGGCCTCCCAGATCGTGAAGGTGGGGACGAAGCCGCTGCCGACGTCCGTGCAGGGCGCCGACCATCTCGATTGGCAGGGCCTCGCGGCCTGCGAGTCCGGCGGGCGCCCGGGCGCGGTCGACCCCTCCGGCACGTACGGCGGCCTCTACCAGTTCGACACCGGGACCTGGCACAGCCTCGGCGGCACCGGCCGCCCCCAGGACGCCTCCGCCGCCGAGCAGACCCTGCGGGCGAAGAAGCTGTATCTGCGGCGCGGCGCGAGCCCCTGGCCGCACTGCGGCGCCCGCCTCCACGGCTGA
- the rsmA gene encoding 16S rRNA (adenine(1518)-N(6)/adenine(1519)-N(6))-dimethyltransferase RsmA, whose amino-acid sequence MSSSTPDALLGPADVRELAAALGVRPTKQRGQNFVIDANTVRRIVRTADVRPEDVVVEVGPGLGSLTLALLEAADRVTAVEIDDVLAAALPATVAARMPERADRFALVHSDAMHVAELPGPPPTALVANLPYNVAVPVLLHMLNTFPSIERTLVMVQAEVADRLAAAPGSKVYGVPSVKANWYAEVKRAGAIGRNVFWPAPNVDSGLVSLVKRTEPIRTTATRREVFAVVDAAFAQRRKTLRAALAGWAGSAAAAEAALVAAGVSPQARGESLTVEEFARIAEHAQREENS is encoded by the coding sequence GTGAGCAGCTCCACCCCTGACGCCCTTCTGGGCCCCGCCGACGTCCGTGAGCTGGCGGCGGCCCTCGGCGTACGCCCCACCAAGCAGCGCGGACAGAACTTCGTCATCGACGCGAACACGGTCCGCCGCATCGTCCGCACCGCCGACGTCCGGCCCGAGGACGTGGTGGTGGAGGTCGGGCCCGGCCTGGGCTCCCTCACCCTCGCGCTGCTGGAGGCGGCCGACCGGGTCACCGCGGTGGAGATCGACGACGTGCTGGCCGCGGCGCTGCCCGCGACGGTCGCCGCGCGGATGCCGGAGCGCGCCGACCGTTTCGCGCTGGTGCACTCCGACGCGATGCACGTCGCCGAACTGCCGGGCCCGCCGCCGACCGCGCTGGTCGCCAACCTCCCCTACAACGTCGCCGTTCCCGTCCTGCTGCACATGCTGAACACCTTCCCCAGCATCGAACGCACCCTCGTGATGGTGCAGGCGGAGGTCGCCGACCGGCTCGCCGCCGCCCCCGGCTCCAAGGTGTACGGCGTGCCGTCCGTGAAGGCGAACTGGTACGCGGAGGTCAAACGGGCCGGCGCCATCGGCCGCAACGTCTTCTGGCCCGCGCCGAACGTCGACAGCGGGCTGGTCTCCCTGGTCAAGCGCACCGAGCCGATCAGGACCACCGCCACCAGGCGGGAGGTCTTCGCCGTCGTCGACGCGGCGTTCGCCCAGCGCCGCAAGACCCTGCGGGCCGCGCTCGCCGGGTGGGCCGGCTCCGCGGCCGCCGCCGAGGCCGCCCTCGTCGCCGCGGGCGTCTCACCGCAGGCGCGCGGGGAGTCCCTGACCGTCGAGGAGTTCGCGCGGATCGCCGAGCACGCCCAGCGCGAGGAGAACAGCTAA
- a CDS encoding PQQ-binding-like beta-propeller repeat protein, whose amino-acid sequence MTQPPPPPPNQPPQGGGFGAPQNPQNPQNPQNPQNPQNPQNPQDQPPQQPPGFGAPQTPPPPAQQPPQGGPAYGHPQGPPQTPPPPHGSPQPGYGYPGGQPNPYGYPQQPGPYGQQPGYGYPPQTMPLHPQPGGPAGGGRKPNAQLVIIVAAVVAIALIIGGGVLYAKSSGDDKGKDDTASSSGGTGGGDKGDDGSTKGAEKVPSDTGSKVLFQVPQPKVDKDDTFVVEGSWLTDKVYAKSGIAEIVGYDPGKGTKLWTIKLPGPVCQASRHVSQDNRTAVLFQPRMPAKNSSEGCSQVAGIDLDTGKKLWTKTAGSGDQPINFDNVTVSAGTVAVGSTSGGAAFDLATGKALWTPKPADTCYDAGYGGGPKLVAVRKCGAYDARELHIQTIDQKSGKVISEYKLAKGIEYASVVSTDPLVVAADVGDSAGDGSGISDFFSIDNKTGKLRARISAPGDDYAAECDGITRIEDCSGIAVGDDRLFVPTEEHEAASGEYSRTNEVVVFDLLTGRQTGQRADAGDGYTITPLRMDGGNVIAYKRPPYDKGGQIVSIDGGTFKQTVLLENPATEAVRDVETSMSPEYSEIRYSQGRLYMADVYASGSSSGGQEYLVVAFGTSG is encoded by the coding sequence ATGACCCAGCCGCCGCCCCCGCCGCCCAACCAGCCCCCGCAGGGGGGAGGGTTCGGCGCTCCCCAGAACCCCCAGAACCCCCAGAACCCCCAGAATCCCCAGAATCCCCAGAATCCCCAGAACCCCCAGGACCAGCCCCCGCAGCAGCCGCCCGGCTTCGGCGCCCCGCAGACGCCCCCGCCGCCGGCCCAGCAGCCCCCGCAGGGCGGGCCCGCCTACGGCCACCCGCAGGGACCGCCGCAGACCCCACCGCCCCCGCACGGCTCGCCGCAGCCCGGCTACGGCTACCCGGGCGGGCAGCCGAACCCGTACGGCTACCCCCAGCAGCCCGGTCCGTACGGCCAGCAGCCCGGCTACGGCTATCCGCCGCAGACGATGCCGCTCCACCCGCAGCCGGGCGGACCGGCCGGCGGCGGCCGCAAGCCGAACGCGCAACTGGTCATCATCGTCGCGGCCGTCGTCGCGATCGCCCTGATCATCGGCGGTGGTGTCCTGTACGCGAAATCCTCCGGTGACGACAAGGGCAAGGACGACACCGCGAGTTCCAGCGGCGGCACCGGCGGCGGCGACAAGGGCGACGACGGCTCCACCAAGGGCGCGGAGAAGGTGCCTTCCGACACCGGCTCCAAGGTGCTGTTCCAGGTTCCGCAGCCCAAGGTCGACAAGGACGACACCTTCGTCGTCGAGGGCTCCTGGCTGACCGACAAGGTGTACGCCAAGAGCGGCATCGCCGAGATCGTCGGCTACGACCCCGGCAAGGGCACGAAGCTGTGGACGATCAAGCTGCCCGGCCCGGTCTGCCAGGCCTCCCGGCATGTCTCCCAGGACAACAGGACGGCTGTCCTCTTCCAGCCGCGGATGCCCGCCAAGAACTCCTCCGAGGGGTGCAGCCAGGTCGCCGGGATCGACCTGGACACCGGCAAGAAGCTGTGGACGAAGACCGCCGGCTCCGGTGACCAGCCGATCAACTTCGACAACGTCACCGTCAGCGCGGGCACCGTGGCCGTGGGCAGCACCAGCGGCGGCGCCGCCTTCGACCTCGCCACCGGCAAGGCGCTGTGGACGCCCAAGCCGGCCGACACCTGCTACGACGCCGGGTACGGCGGCGGCCCCAAGCTCGTCGCCGTGCGCAAGTGCGGTGCGTACGACGCCCGCGAGCTGCACATCCAGACCATCGACCAGAAGTCCGGGAAGGTGATCTCCGAGTACAAGCTGGCCAAGGGCATCGAGTACGCCAGCGTCGTGTCGACCGACCCGCTGGTCGTCGCCGCCGACGTCGGCGACTCCGCGGGCGACGGCAGCGGCATCTCGGACTTCTTCTCCATCGACAACAAGACCGGCAAGCTGCGCGCCCGCATCTCCGCGCCGGGCGACGACTACGCCGCCGAGTGCGACGGCATCACCCGGATCGAGGACTGCTCCGGCATCGCGGTCGGCGACGACCGGCTGTTCGTGCCGACGGAGGAGCACGAGGCCGCCTCCGGCGAGTACAGCCGGACCAACGAGGTGGTCGTCTTCGATCTGCTCACCGGCAGGCAGACCGGCCAGCGCGCCGACGCGGGCGACGGCTACACGATCACGCCGCTGCGGATGGACGGCGGCAACGTGATCGCGTACAAGCGTCCCCCGTACGACAAGGGCGGGCAGATCGTCAGCATCGACGGCGGCACCTTCAAGCAGACGGTGCTGCTGGAGAACCCGGCCACGGAGGCGGTGCGGGACGTGGAGACCAGCATGTCCCCGGAGTACTCGGAGATCCGCTACTCGCAGGGTCGCCTGTACATGGCCGACGTGTACGCCAGCGGGTCGTCCTCGGGGGGCCAGGAGTACCTCGTGGTCGCGTTCGGTACGAGCGGCTGA
- a CDS encoding PQQ-binding-like beta-propeller repeat protein — MSQPPSPPPQGGFGAPQDPPQGGFGAPQVPPQGTPPPPAQPPQTPPPPQGPPQPGYGYPQQQPGPYTQPGPYGTPGPYGAPTGPYGQPQQPGPYGRQPGYGYPQPQYPGTPSPGSGSRNPFKGRPALVAGAAVAALLVMGGTVVALAGGDDEPAGKPVAGKSGEPGPTASDDPVNPGDGSGDGGEDTEDLNAGRKAGEAKVLWYKEAPDAPGSGADAPGMWVTDKTAVKAAYKQLFAYDVGDGSPAWDPITFPQKICAVTPQRTADDKVVVAYMNGASDRAKCNQLQQVDLGTGDKGWTAEVADGALFDSTITIELSLTGNTLMVGRSQSGTAYDATSGKKLFDKKRYGDSCFPTAFAGGSRLIAVSSCGASTDDEHDEIQELDPRTGKTKWTQRFDKGWRVARTYSVDPLVVYSTNDDKDAWNISALDAKGGFRSQVDFDEDFAPDCGWSVLQRDLTGCQGVAADANTLYLPTEASASANEIVAINLANGKEKWRVKSPAEETMLPLRVEGGKLIAYVQPSYDAGGQIVSIPTTGSSHKPVKLLQNPAGASAIENGFFSRDMDWVDGRFYLSSTRLTGDDEAREKLMLAYGK, encoded by the coding sequence ATGAGCCAGCCGCCCAGTCCGCCGCCGCAGGGGGGCTTCGGCGCGCCGCAGGATCCGCCGCAGGGCGGCTTCGGCGCACCGCAGGTCCCGCCGCAGGGCACACCGCCGCCGCCCGCCCAGCCGCCTCAGACACCCCCGCCTCCGCAGGGCCCCCCGCAGCCCGGGTACGGCTACCCCCAGCAGCAGCCCGGCCCGTACACCCAGCCGGGCCCGTACGGCACCCCCGGTCCGTACGGCGCGCCGACCGGCCCCTACGGTCAGCCGCAGCAGCCGGGGCCCTACGGCCGGCAGCCCGGCTACGGCTACCCGCAGCCCCAGTACCCCGGCACCCCGTCGCCCGGCTCCGGCTCGCGCAATCCCTTCAAGGGCCGGCCCGCGCTGGTGGCCGGCGCGGCGGTCGCGGCGCTGCTCGTCATGGGCGGCACGGTGGTCGCCCTCGCCGGCGGTGACGACGAGCCGGCCGGGAAGCCGGTCGCCGGGAAGAGCGGCGAGCCCGGGCCCACCGCCTCCGACGACCCGGTCAACCCCGGCGACGGCAGCGGCGACGGCGGCGAGGACACCGAGGACCTCAACGCGGGCCGCAAGGCGGGCGAGGCGAAGGTGCTCTGGTACAAGGAGGCGCCCGACGCGCCCGGTTCCGGTGCCGACGCCCCCGGCATGTGGGTCACCGACAAGACGGCGGTGAAGGCGGCGTACAAGCAGCTGTTCGCCTACGACGTCGGTGACGGCAGCCCGGCCTGGGACCCCATCACCTTCCCGCAGAAGATCTGTGCGGTCACCCCGCAGAGGACGGCCGACGACAAGGTCGTCGTCGCGTACATGAACGGCGCCAGCGACCGCGCCAAGTGCAACCAGCTCCAGCAGGTCGACCTGGGCACCGGTGACAAGGGCTGGACCGCCGAGGTCGCCGACGGCGCCCTGTTCGACAGCACGATCACCATCGAGCTGTCCCTGACCGGCAACACGCTGATGGTGGGCCGCTCGCAGTCCGGTACCGCCTACGACGCGACGAGCGGCAAGAAGCTGTTCGACAAGAAGCGGTACGGCGACTCCTGCTTCCCCACCGCGTTCGCGGGCGGCAGCAGGCTGATCGCGGTCTCCTCCTGCGGTGCGAGCACGGACGACGAGCACGACGAGATCCAGGAACTGGACCCGCGCACCGGCAAGACCAAGTGGACCCAGAGGTTCGACAAGGGCTGGCGCGTCGCGCGCACCTACTCGGTGGATCCGCTGGTCGTCTACAGCACGAACGACGACAAGGACGCCTGGAACATCTCCGCGCTCGACGCCAAGGGCGGCTTCCGCTCCCAGGTCGACTTCGACGAGGACTTCGCCCCCGACTGCGGCTGGTCCGTCCTCCAGCGCGACCTGACGGGCTGTCAGGGCGTGGCCGCAGACGCGAACACGCTCTACCTGCCGACCGAGGCATCCGCGAGCGCCAACGAGATCGTCGCGATCAACCTCGCCAACGGCAAGGAGAAGTGGCGCGTCAAGTCCCCCGCGGAGGAGACGATGCTGCCGCTGAGGGTCGAGGGCGGCAAGCTCATCGCCTACGTCCAGCCGTCCTACGACGCCGGCGGCCAGATCGTGTCGATCCCGACGACCGGCAGCAGCCACAAGCCGGTGAAGCTGCTCCAGAACCCGGCGGGCGCCTCGGCCATCGAGAACGGCTTCTTCTCACGCGACATGGACTGGGTGGACGGACGTTTCTACCTGTCGTCCACACGCCTGACCGGAGACGACGAGGCGAGGGAGAAGCTGATGCTCGCCTACGGCAAGTGA
- a CDS encoding ABC-F family ATP-binding cassette domain-containing protein, translating into MAVNLVNVENVSKVYGTRALLDGISLGVSEGDRIGVVGRNGDGKTTLIRMLARLEEADSGRVTHSGGLRLGVLTQHDSLDSAATVRHEVIGDMADHEWAGNAKVRDVLTGLFGGLDLPGFPKGLDTVIGPLSGGERRRIALAKLLIDEQDLIVLDEPTNHLDVEGIAWLAAHLRERRSALVCVTHDRWFLDQVCTRMWDVQRGAVHEYEGGYSDYVFARAERARIAATEEVKRQNLVRKELAWLRRGAPARTSKPRFRVEAANELIKDVPPPRDRSELMRFASSRLGRTVFDLEDITVQAGPKVLLKHVTWQLGPGDRVGLVGVNGAGKTSLLRAMAEAARTEGEAQPAGGRIAVGRTVKLAYLSQEVAELNPDWRVLEAVQQVRERVDLGKGREMTAGQLCETFGFNKEKQWTPVDDLSGGERRRLQLLRLLMDEPNVLFLDEPTNDLDIETLTQLEDVLDGWPGTMIVISHDRFFVERTTDNVYALLGDGTLRMLPRGIDEYLERRRKMEEVAAASAPAAPAAERSSAADQRAAKKELQKIERQLDRVSEKETKLHGQIAENATDFAKVAELDAELRRLTGEREELEMRWLELAEDA; encoded by the coding sequence ATGGCCGTCAACCTGGTCAATGTCGAGAACGTCAGCAAGGTGTACGGCACCCGTGCGCTTCTCGACGGCATCTCCCTGGGCGTCTCGGAGGGCGACCGGATCGGCGTGGTCGGCCGCAACGGAGACGGCAAAACCACCCTCATCCGCATGCTCGCCAGGCTGGAGGAGGCCGACAGCGGCCGGGTCACCCACTCCGGCGGCCTGCGCCTGGGCGTGCTCACCCAGCACGACTCCCTCGACTCCGCGGCCACCGTCCGGCACGAGGTCATCGGCGACATGGCCGACCACGAGTGGGCCGGCAACGCCAAGGTCAGGGACGTGCTGACCGGTCTGTTCGGCGGCCTCGACCTGCCGGGCTTCCCGAAGGGCCTCGACACGGTGATCGGCCCGCTCTCCGGCGGTGAGCGGCGCAGGATCGCGCTGGCCAAGCTGCTGATCGACGAGCAGGACCTGATCGTCCTGGACGAGCCCACCAACCACCTCGACGTCGAGGGCATCGCCTGGCTCGCCGCGCATCTGCGCGAGCGCCGCTCGGCCCTGGTCTGCGTCACCCACGACCGCTGGTTCCTCGACCAGGTCTGCACCCGCATGTGGGACGTCCAGCGCGGCGCGGTCCACGAGTACGAGGGCGGCTACTCCGACTACGTCTTCGCCCGTGCCGAGCGGGCGCGGATCGCCGCGACCGAGGAGGTCAAGCGGCAGAACCTGGTCCGCAAGGAGCTGGCCTGGCTGCGCCGCGGCGCCCCGGCTCGCACCTCCAAGCCGCGCTTCCGCGTGGAGGCCGCCAACGAGCTGATCAAGGACGTGCCGCCGCCCCGGGACCGCTCCGAGCTGATGAGGTTCGCCTCCTCCCGGCTCGGCAGGACCGTCTTCGACCTGGAGGACATCACCGTCCAGGCCGGGCCCAAGGTGCTGCTGAAGCACGTCACCTGGCAGCTCGGCCCCGGCGACCGCGTCGGCCTGGTCGGCGTCAACGGCGCCGGCAAGACCTCCCTGCTGCGGGCCATGGCCGAGGCGGCCCGTACCGAGGGCGAGGCGCAGCCGGCCGGCGGGCGGATCGCGGTCGGCCGGACCGTCAAGCTCGCGTACCTCTCGCAGGAGGTCGCCGAGCTGAACCCGGACTGGCGGGTCCTGGAGGCCGTCCAGCAGGTGCGTGAGCGCGTCGACCTCGGCAAGGGCCGCGAGATGACCGCGGGTCAGCTCTGCGAGACCTTCGGCTTCAACAAGGAGAAGCAGTGGACGCCGGTCGACGACCTGTCCGGCGGTGAGCGGCGCCGCCTCCAGCTGCTGCGCCTGCTCATGGACGAGCCCAACGTCCTCTTCCTCGACGAACCGACCAACGACCTCGACATCGAGACCCTGACCCAGCTGGAGGACGTCCTCGACGGCTGGCCCGGCACGATGATCGTCATCTCCCACGACCGGTTCTTCGTCGAGCGCACCACCGACAACGTGTACGCCCTGCTGGGCGACGGCACGCTGCGGATGCTGCCGCGCGGTATCGACGAGTACCTGGAGCGGCGCCGGAAGATGGAGGAGGTGGCCGCCGCCTCCGCGCCGGCCGCCCCGGCCGCCGAGCGGAGCAGCGCCGCGGACCAGCGTGCCGCCAAGAAGGAACTCCAGAAGATCGAGCGGCAACTGGACCGGGTCTCCGAGAAGGAGACCAAGCTGCACGGCCAGATCGCCGAGAACGCCACGGACTTCGCGAAGGTCGCCGAACTCGACGCCGAGCTGCGGCGGTTGACGGGGGAGCGCGAGGAGCTGGAGATGCGCTGGCTCGAACTCGCCGAGGACGCCTGA